A genomic stretch from Ignavibacteriales bacterium includes:
- a CDS encoding DinB family protein, whose product MIDKSHITQSIIRQLDFNLAYARKLVEDLTDEQMTTVPAKGFENHPAFTLGHLVSGMSLMVINDIEDVRKPGFMPEGWKELFLRRGPGDPRMPEEDISKYPSKEELLTELELKHEMFKLCLLKFTDDELLGEQEWRFYKHMPNNLDSIIFMCVNHEAMHLGQLSAWRRAMGLESALAKL is encoded by the coding sequence ATGATAGATAAATCCCACATTACTCAATCCATAATCCGACAGCTCGACTTCAATCTTGCCTATGCAAGAAAACTTGTCGAAGACCTCACGGATGAACAGATGACCACAGTCCCTGCGAAGGGATTCGAAAATCATCCGGCTTTTACGCTTGGACACCTTGTGAGTGGCATGTCACTTATGGTCATAAACGATATTGAAGATGTTAGAAAGCCCGGATTTATGCCTGAGGGCTGGAAGGAGCTTTTCCTTCGGCGCGGTCCCGGTGATCCGCGCATGCCCGAGGAGGACATATCCAAATATCCCTCCAAAGAAGAACTTCTTACGGAGCTTGAACTAAAACATGAGATGTTCAAACTGTGCTTGCTGAAATTTACGGATGATGAACTACTTGGCGAACAGGAGTGGAGGTTTTATAAACACATGCCGAACAATCTTGACTCTATAATCTTTATGTGTGTTAATCACGAGGCAATGCATCTGGGTCAGCTATCAGCATGGAGGCGCGCTATGGGATTGGAATCTGCGCTCGCTAAATTATAA
- a CDS encoding RidA family protein: protein MSNDKINSEKAPEPVGLYPHARRVGNLLFLSGVGPRERGTKKIPGVELDDDGNIISYDIEAQCHSVFKNVRAILEDAGSGWDKLVDVTVFLTNMKDDFPIYNKIYAEYFKDNQPCRTTVEINCLPTPIAIELKCIATID, encoded by the coding sequence ATGAGTAATGACAAAATAAACTCGGAAAAGGCTCCCGAGCCTGTTGGTCTCTACCCACATGCGCGGCGAGTCGGTAATCTTCTTTTCCTTTCCGGTGTGGGACCGCGGGAGAGAGGTACAAAGAAAATTCCAGGCGTGGAACTGGATGATGATGGAAATATAATTTCATACGATATAGAGGCACAGTGCCATTCGGTTTTTAAGAACGTTAGAGCTATTCTCGAGGACGCGGGGTCGGGATGGGATAAGCTCGTTGACGTGACGGTGTTCCTCACTAACATGAAAGATGACTTTCCCATTTACAATAAGATATACGCGGAGTATTTTAAGGACAACCAGCCATGCAGGACGACAGTGGAGATAAACTGCCTGCCGACGCCAATCGCAATCGAGTTGAAGTGCATCGCAACAATAGACTAA
- a CDS encoding disulfide bond formation protein B — MSPLFARNLNIAGAIGLSSVLIGGYIFQFVLWEFPCPLCLLVRMGFLGMILGFMLNLKFGIRPSHYGVTLVSSIFCGMVAMRQTLLHIVPGTGEYGTPVWGLHLYTWAFIISAATILIVGVILMFDKKQFDEKTEETGVKLTGFPRIVFIVMILLAAANAVTAFFECGVTPCPSDPTEYKVIKEIEHK; from the coding sequence ATGAGCCCTTTATTTGCAAGAAATCTTAATATTGCCGGTGCAATAGGACTTTCTTCCGTTTTGATAGGAGGTTATATATTCCAGTTTGTTTTATGGGAATTTCCATGTCCGTTGTGTTTACTTGTCAGGATGGGTTTCCTGGGAATGATACTCGGCTTTATGCTGAATCTTAAGTTCGGCATACGCCCTTCGCACTATGGAGTTACCCTTGTAAGCAGTATATTCTGCGGGATGGTAGCAATGAGGCAGACGTTGCTCCACATCGTCCCGGGAACTGGAGAATATGGTACACCTGTTTGGGGACTTCACCTATACACATGGGCTTTTATTATTTCCGCTGCGACGATACTGATAGTAGGTGTGATTCTGATGTTCGATAAAAAGCAATTTGATGAAAAAACAGAAGAAACCGGCGTTAAGCTTACCGGTTTCCCAAGGATCGTATTCATTGTTATGATATTACTTGCGGCAGCAAATGCCGTTACTGCATTCTTTGAATGCGGAGTGACTCCTTGTCCATCAGACCCGACTGAATACAAGGTTATAAAAGAGATCGAGCATAAATAA
- a CDS encoding ferredoxin--NADP reductase — MSRKYHPLKVSKVVKDTKDAVAISFDIPSELSDSFKYKQGQFLSLQLKIDGNEVRREYSLSSSPYLDEPITIASKKVPKGFASKFLYDSVNEGDIIEVFPPQGKFFTELDPENEKFYFLIGGGSGITPLFSILRSILKVEPKSKVILYYGNNREEDIMFYDELRNLSSEYPNTFKLYLTLNEPGNNWTGLSGIINKAYLLRIIEETIYIDKESVEYFICGPEVMMVNVVSWLESIGIPAEKIHREYFTAPYHHQQETVEKEDGVVTAEEGEPASELKPRVVKVKLDNDEFEVDVKPGQVIIDAVKDAGYDPPFSCLSGICTTCRARLKSGKVEMDEREGLSDAEINDGYILTCQSHPLSDDVSIDYE, encoded by the coding sequence ATGTCTCGAAAATACCATCCATTAAAAGTCTCGAAAGTCGTAAAAGATACTAAAGATGCCGTTGCGATAAGTTTTGATATCCCCTCCGAATTATCAGATTCTTTTAAATACAAACAGGGACAATTTCTCTCTCTTCAGCTTAAAATTGACGGCAATGAAGTAAGGCGTGAGTATTCGCTTTCGAGCAGTCCCTACCTGGATGAACCCATAACCATTGCATCAAAGAAAGTGCCAAAAGGATTTGCATCGAAATTTCTTTATGACAGCGTAAATGAGGGTGACATTATAGAGGTTTTTCCCCCGCAAGGGAAATTCTTCACCGAGCTTGACCCTGAGAACGAAAAATTCTACTTCCTGATTGGAGGAGGAAGCGGGATAACACCTCTGTTCTCGATTCTTAGATCGATACTTAAGGTTGAGCCCAAAAGTAAGGTCATCCTCTATTACGGCAATAACAGGGAAGAGGATATTATGTTTTATGATGAGCTAAGAAACCTATCCTCTGAATATCCTAATACATTCAAGCTTTACCTTACTCTTAACGAACCCGGAAATAATTGGACTGGCTTATCCGGTATTATAAACAAAGCTTACCTTCTACGTATAATAGAAGAGACTATTTATATAGATAAAGAATCTGTCGAGTATTTCATTTGCGGTCCCGAGGTAATGATGGTGAATGTAGTTTCCTGGCTGGAAAGTATAGGCATTCCGGCTGAAAAAATTCACAGGGAATATTTCACTGCTCCTTATCATCACCAGCAGGAAACGGTTGAAAAAGAAGATGGTGTTGTCACCGCAGAAGAAGGAGAACCGGCATCCGAGCTAAAACCCCGCGTGGTAAAAGTGAAGCTGGATAATGATGAGTTTGAAGTGGACGTTAAGCCCGGGCAGGTCATTATCGATGCCGTAAAGGACGCGGGATACGACCCGCCTTTCTCATGTCTAAGCGGGATTTGTACCACCTGTCGCGCACGCCTCAAGTCTGGAAAAGTTGAAATGGACGAGCGTGAAGGATTATCCGACGCAGAGATCAATGACGGGTACATTCTTACATGCCAGTCACACCCTCTTTCCGATGATGTTTCCATCGATTACGAATAA
- a CDS encoding DUF59 domain-containing protein, whose protein sequence is MTEDGKYTMKELYDEVVKVLQSCYDPEIPVDIYQLGLIYDIKLTVNRDVLVVMTLTSPACPVAGTLPGEIEERLKAHPMINDAKIHLTFDPPWDISMMTEEAKLELGML, encoded by the coding sequence ATGACCGAAGACGGTAAATACACGATGAAGGAACTTTATGACGAAGTCGTTAAAGTTCTCCAGTCATGCTATGACCCTGAGATCCCTGTTGACATATATCAGCTTGGGCTTATATACGACATTAAGCTCACGGTTAATCGCGATGTACTGGTTGTAATGACATTGACCTCACCCGCATGCCCGGTGGCAGGAACACTACCCGGAGAAATTGAAGAAAGATTGAAAGCCCATCCTATGATCAATGATGCGAAGATCCATCTGACCTTCGATCCGCCCTGGGATATTTCCATGATGACCGAAGAAGCAAAGCTGGAACTTGGAATGCTGTAA
- a CDS encoding SufE family protein encodes MESITSIEDQIVEEFSVFDDWMDKYDYIIDIGKNLPPLEDAYKTDENKVTGCQSQVWLTAEMKDGDLYYKADSDAIITKGLIALLIRVLSGHKPEEILDTKLDFLDKIGMKEHLSPTRSNGLVSMIAHMKKYAEKAKLNEPLSLN; translated from the coding sequence ATGGAAAGTATTACCAGCATAGAGGATCAGATTGTGGAAGAGTTCAGCGTCTTTGATGACTGGATGGATAAGTATGATTATATTATAGACATCGGGAAAAACCTTCCTCCGCTTGAAGATGCTTATAAAACGGATGAAAACAAAGTAACCGGATGTCAGTCACAGGTATGGCTGACCGCTGAAATGAAAGATGGGGATCTATACTATAAAGCTGACAGCGATGCAATAATAACTAAGGGCTTAATCGCCTTATTAATAAGAGTATTATCCGGGCATAAGCCTGAAGAAATACTGGATACTAAGTTAGATTTTCTCGATAAGATCGGGATGAAAGAGCATCTTTCGCCGACACGCTCGAATGGGCTCGTGTCTATGATAGCCCACATGAAAAAATATGCTGAGAAAGCTAAACTGAACGAACCGCTTTCTTTGAATTAA
- a CDS encoding cysteine desulfurase, which translates to MSEVNENITAKSTYDVASIREKFPILKQTVNGKPLVYLDNAATTQKPKQVIDTISWYYENINANVHRGVHHLSGIATDEYEKARDKGRVFINAEKNSEIIFTRGVTEGINLVASSLGGTILKEGDEVIISGMEHHSNLVPWQIACGKANAELKIIPVNEKGELEIDSLGTLITERTKLISVVHVSNSLGTINPIKKITDIAHKHGIPVVVDGAQAAPHLKVDVQELGCDFYAVSGHKMFGPTGIGFLYGKEYLLENMPPYQSGGEMIKTVEFDETVFNELPYKFEAGTPNIAGVIALGSAIDFINETGHENISAYEKELLAYATDRLLSTGFVRIIGTAKDKASVISFLIDGTHPYDVGSILDKMGIAVRTGYHCTQPLFDTFFELNGTIRASFSWYNTKEEAHALVEGVKKAKQMLT; encoded by the coding sequence ATGAGTGAGGTAAATGAAAATATTACAGCTAAAAGTACTTATGATGTTGCCTCGATACGAGAAAAATTTCCGATCCTAAAACAGACCGTAAACGGAAAACCCCTTGTTTACCTCGACAATGCCGCGACCACACAAAAGCCAAAACAAGTTATAGATACCATCTCCTGGTATTATGAAAACATAAATGCAAACGTGCACAGGGGTGTTCATCATCTCAGCGGTATTGCAACTGATGAATACGAAAAAGCCCGCGATAAAGGCAGAGTTTTCATAAATGCGGAAAAGAATTCCGAGATAATTTTTACACGAGGCGTAACAGAGGGTATAAATCTTGTTGCTTCCTCGCTGGGAGGTACGATACTAAAAGAAGGAGATGAAGTTATCATCTCCGGGATGGAACATCACTCTAATCTTGTTCCATGGCAGATCGCGTGCGGTAAGGCGAATGCAGAACTTAAAATAATCCCGGTAAACGAGAAAGGCGAGCTTGAAATAGACAGCCTCGGTACATTGATCACTGAGAGGACAAAGCTGATCTCTGTTGTACATGTTTCGAACTCGCTCGGCACTATAAACCCTATTAAAAAGATTACGGACATCGCTCATAAACACGGTATTCCTGTAGTTGTCGATGGTGCGCAGGCAGCGCCTCATTTAAAAGTAGACGTGCAGGAGTTGGGTTGCGATTTTTACGCGGTGTCAGGTCATAAGATGTTCGGACCAACCGGTATAGGATTTCTTTACGGCAAAGAATACCTTCTCGAAAACATGCCGCCATACCAATCAGGCGGAGAAATGATCAAGACGGTTGAATTCGATGAGACAGTCTTTAATGAACTTCCTTATAAATTTGAAGCCGGCACGCCTAATATAGCTGGTGTGATCGCTCTTGGTTCTGCAATCGATTTCATAAATGAGACCGGCCATGAGAATATTTCGGCATACGAAAAAGAACTGCTTGCATATGCTACGGACAGGCTTCTTTCGACGGGGTTTGTCCGGATTATAGGTACGGCAAAGGATAAAGCAAGCGTAATTTCATTTTTGATAGACGGAACGCATCCCTATGATGTGGGATCCATTTTAGATAAAATGGGAATTGCAGTCCGGACAGGATATCACTGTACACAACCGTTGTTCGATACCTTTTTTGAACTAAACGGCACAATAAGAGCTTCATTCTCATGGTATAATACCAAAGAGGAAGCACATGCATTAGTCGAAGGAGTAAAAAAAGCAAAACAGATGTTAACGTAA
- the sufD gene encoding Fe-S cluster assembly protein SufD: protein METVNNPELKYQLLSDFKHFEDHMNGEANSPIHKIRQDAISVFEKLGFPVKKMEEWKYTSLNAVTKHHYRQILIPQTSKITEEDLNKIPLPEGDSNLLVLVNGRYSERLSRVITEQNGVYIGSFASAYGKNHELIMNHFAKYADYKRHSMVALNTAFASDGVFIHIPKNIIVNESVVILNIADSREDNILLQPRNLFILDEGATANITEITATLGENPSLNNTVTEISVAPNARLEHYRIQNDGHNAYQVNTTEVNQTKDSYYSSTVISWGGALLRNDLNALLNGDNGETHFFGLYLLDDKEHVDNHTLADHAVPNCFSNELYKGIMGGDSTGVFNGKIMVRQDAQKTNAYQSNNNILLSDNATINTKPQLEIFADDVKCSHGATIGQLDENAMFYLRSRGLGEKDAKNLLLYAFASDVLDSIKADSIREYVAGMCHSKIDESIS from the coding sequence ATGGAAACGGTTAATAATCCTGAATTAAAATATCAGCTTTTATCCGACTTTAAGCATTTCGAAGACCATATGAATGGCGAAGCGAACAGCCCAATTCACAAGATTCGCCAGGATGCCATTTCGGTTTTCGAAAAACTTGGCTTCCCGGTGAAAAAGATGGAGGAGTGGAAGTATACAAGTCTAAATGCGGTTACAAAACATCATTACAGGCAGATACTCATTCCGCAAACTAGTAAGATCACAGAAGAGGATCTGAATAAAATTCCGCTTCCCGAAGGCGACTCAAACCTGCTGGTACTAGTTAACGGAAGATATTCGGAACGCCTTTCGAGAGTGATCACTGAACAGAACGGAGTTTATATCGGAAGTTTTGCGTCAGCCTATGGCAAGAATCACGAGTTGATAATGAATCACTTCGCTAAGTATGCTGATTACAAACGACACAGTATGGTGGCGTTGAACACTGCATTTGCAAGCGATGGTGTTTTTATTCATATACCTAAAAATATAATTGTAAATGAATCTGTTGTTATTCTAAATATCGCAGATTCACGAGAAGATAATATTCTACTTCAGCCGAGGAACCTGTTCATTCTAGACGAAGGAGCTACAGCAAATATTACTGAGATCACAGCAACACTCGGAGAAAATCCCAGTCTTAATAACACGGTCACAGAGATCTCTGTAGCGCCAAATGCACGGCTGGAACATTACCGTATTCAAAACGACGGGCATAATGCATACCAGGTGAATACGACAGAGGTTAACCAGACAAAGGATAGCTATTATTCGTCGACTGTTATATCATGGGGAGGAGCGTTGTTGAGAAATGACCTGAACGCTCTGCTTAATGGTGATAACGGCGAAACACACTTCTTTGGACTCTATCTTTTGGATGATAAGGAGCACGTCGATAATCATACTCTCGCAGATCATGCTGTTCCGAATTGCTTCAGCAACGAACTTTATAAGGGTATCATGGGTGGTGATTCGACAGGTGTTTTTAATGGAAAGATAATGGTCAGACAGGACGCGCAGAAAACAAACGCATACCAGTCGAATAATAATATTTTATTATCGGATAACGCGACAATAAATACCAAACCCCAGCTGGAGATATTTGCTGATGATGTGAAATGTTCACACGGAGCTACGATAGGTCAGCTGGATGAGAACGCGATGTTTTACCTGCGTTCACGCGGGCTCGGCGAAAAGGATGCAAAAAATTTATTGCTTTATGCATTTGCCAGTGATGTACTTGATTCGATAAAAGCTGATTCTATAAGAGAGTACGTAGCAGGAATGTGCCATTCGAAGATCGATGAGAGTATTTCCTAG
- the sufC gene encoding Fe-S cluster assembly ATPase SufC, giving the protein MLTIKNLHARVEEKEILKGINLQVNAGEVHAIMGPNGSGKSTLASVLAGREGYEVTEGTVTFEGQNLLDMDPEIRAREGIFLAFQYPVEIPGVSVTNFMKTAINEIRKHRGKEPMKAPDFLKLLREKAALVEIDQTMLSRYLNTGFSGGEKKRNEIFQLAMMDPKLAILDETDSGLDIDALKIVAEGVNKIKSDKNAFIVITHYQRLLNYIVPDHVHVMYDGKIVKSGGKELALQLEEQGYDWIKKDEEVTA; this is encoded by the coding sequence ATGCTTACTATTAAAAACTTACATGCAAGAGTAGAAGAGAAAGAGATTCTCAAGGGTATCAACCTGCAGGTCAATGCAGGCGAGGTACATGCTATTATGGGACCTAACGGTTCGGGTAAAAGCACGCTGGCATCTGTATTAGCCGGTCGTGAAGGATATGAAGTAACCGAAGGTACGGTTACATTCGAAGGACAAAACCTGCTAGATATGGATCCTGAAATAAGAGCCAGAGAAGGTATCTTCCTCGCGTTTCAATACCCGGTGGAAATACCCGGTGTATCCGTTACTAATTTCATGAAGACTGCTATTAATGAGATAAGAAAACATCGCGGTAAAGAACCGATGAAAGCGCCGGATTTCCTTAAACTCTTAAGAGAGAAAGCAGCGCTTGTGGAAATTGATCAGACAATGCTAAGTAGATATCTGAATACAGGTTTCTCCGGTGGTGAAAAGAAACGCAACGAGATATTTCAGCTGGCTATGATGGACCCTAAGCTCGCAATTCTCGATGAAACGGATTCCGGTCTGGATATAGATGCCTTAAAGATAGTTGCCGAAGGTGTCAATAAAATAAAATCTGATAAAAACGCTTTTATTGTTATCACACACTATCAAAGATTATTAAATTACATAGTCCCGGATCATGTACACGTGATGTATGACGGCAAGATAGTTAAATCTGGCGGCAAGGAGCTTGCACTCCAGCTCGAAGAGCAGGGCTATGACTGGATCAAAAAGGATGAAGAGGTTACTGCGTAA
- the sufB gene encoding Fe-S cluster assembly protein SufB: MSDQDQILESVTKGDYKYGFVSDIEQEFATKGLSEDTVRFISAKKNEPEFMLEWRLKAYHHWLNMKEPTWANLKYPPIDYQDIIYYAAPKKKKELESLDDLDPEIKSTYDKLGIPLEEQKLLAGVAVDAVMDSVSVATTYKKELAKHGIIFCSVSEAVQNHPELVKKYLGSVVPITDNFFSALNSAVFSDGSFVYIPKGVRCPMELSTYFRINAQNTGQFERTLIIADEGSYVSYLEGCTAPMRDENQLHAAVVEIIAHDNAEVKYSTVQNWYPGDKEGKGGIYNFVTKRGICAGVNSKISWTQVETGSSITWKYPSVILKGDNSIGEFYSVALTNNYQQADTGTKMTHIGKNTKSRIVSKGISAGKSNNSYRGLVKIMGNADNARNFSQCDSLLLSDRCGAHTFPYFEVKNKTAIAEHEATTSKIGEDILFYCNQRGMDEEQAVALIVNGFAKEVMNQLPMEFAVEAQKLLAISLEGSVG; the protein is encoded by the coding sequence ATGAGCGACCAAGATCAAATACTGGAAAGTGTAACCAAGGGCGATTACAAGTACGGATTCGTTTCGGATATCGAGCAGGAGTTCGCAACCAAAGGGCTTAGTGAAGATACCGTACGATTTATTTCCGCGAAGAAAAATGAACCTGAGTTTATGCTTGAATGGAGACTAAAGGCGTACCATCACTGGCTAAACATGAAGGAGCCTACGTGGGCTAACCTGAAATATCCTCCAATAGATTACCAGGATATAATCTATTACGCAGCTCCAAAGAAAAAGAAGGAGCTTGAAAGCCTCGATGACCTCGATCCGGAAATTAAGTCAACATACGACAAGCTCGGCATACCGCTCGAGGAGCAGAAGCTTCTCGCCGGCGTTGCTGTCGATGCTGTAATGGACAGCGTCTCGGTTGCGACTACATACAAAAAAGAACTTGCCAAGCATGGTATTATATTTTGTTCTGTTAGTGAGGCAGTGCAGAACCACCCAGAGCTTGTTAAAAAATATCTCGGCTCCGTTGTGCCGATCACGGATAATTTTTTCTCCGCATTGAATTCAGCTGTATTCTCTGACGGGTCATTCGTTTACATACCGAAAGGTGTACGATGCCCGATGGAGCTATCCACATACTTCAGAATTAATGCGCAGAATACCGGGCAGTTTGAGAGAACTTTGATTATTGCCGATGAAGGAAGTTACGTCAGCTACCTTGAAGGTTGTACAGCTCCGATGAGAGACGAGAACCAGCTTCACGCAGCAGTTGTGGAGATCATTGCTCATGATAATGCAGAAGTGAAATACTCTACAGTGCAAAACTGGTATCCGGGTGATAAAGAAGGTAAGGGTGGAATTTATAACTTCGTAACAAAACGAGGTATCTGCGCCGGAGTTAACTCAAAGATTTCATGGACGCAGGTGGAGACAGGTTCGTCTATCACATGGAAATATCCGAGTGTAATATTAAAAGGAGATAATTCGATTGGGGAATTCTACTCCGTTGCATTAACGAACAATTATCAGCAAGCGGATACCGGTACCAAGATGACGCATATCGGCAAGAACACTAAAAGCCGTATCGTATCAAAAGGTATCTCTGCAGGTAAGAGCAATAACAGTTACCGTGGGCTTGTTAAGATAATGGGTAATGCAGATAACGCTCGTAATTTCTCACAGTGCGATTCGCTTCTTCTAAGCGACCGTTGTGGCGCGCATACATTCCCATATTTCGAGGTTAAGAATAAGACTGCTATTGCCGAACATGAAGCCACAACTTCAAAGATCGGTGAAGATATATTGTTTTATTGCAACCAGCGCGGGATGGATGAAGAGCAGGCTGTTGCCCTTATTGTTAATGGTTTTGCCAAGGAAGTTATGAACCAGCTGCCTATGGAATTTGCAGTCGAAGCGCAGAAACTGCTTGCTATCAGCTTAGAAGGAAGTGTAGGGTAA
- a CDS encoding GNAT family N-acetyltransferase, which translates to MKIVEAHPEHLETVAKLYSGYRIFYGRETEPDKEMAFLKQRMENNESVIFLAVDEDRSGMGFIQLYPLFSSVGMKRIWLLNDLYVDEKYRKKGVATALLERSLEFGKSTGALYVSLETGMENTKAQKLYEKLGWEKDTEHFIYFHMCD; encoded by the coding sequence ATAAAAATAGTAGAGGCACACCCCGAACATCTGGAAACCGTGGCAAAGCTTTATTCAGGATACAGGATATTCTACGGACGGGAGACTGAACCTGATAAGGAAATGGCTTTCCTGAAGCAGAGGATGGAAAATAACGAATCCGTAATATTCCTGGCTGTAGACGAGGACAGAAGCGGAATGGGTTTCATACAACTTTACCCGTTGTTTTCATCTGTTGGGATGAAGAGAATATGGCTTTTGAACGATCTGTACGTCGATGAGAAATACAGAAAGAAAGGAGTTGCTACCGCTTTGCTGGAAAGATCACTGGAGTTCGGTAAAAGTACGGGAGCACTTTATGTCTCTCTAGAAACAGGGATGGAAAATACAAAAGCGCAGAAACTTTATGAAAAGCTTGGCTGGGAAAAGGACACGGAACATTTTATTTATTTTCATATGTGCGATTAA
- a CDS encoding cation:proton antiporter, with translation MHVPPLLIDIILIIGLSTVVMFALSKLKLPTILGFLLTGIIAGPSVLGLVQSDEVGILAEIGVVLLLFTIGLEFSITEMMNISRAVFLGGSLQVGLTILAVFGIVSYFGVGSGEAVFIGFLVSLSSTAIVLKMLQEFGQVNTPHGRASLGILIFQDLIVVPMMLFTPMLAGASGNIAGELLILAVKGIVIIVAVVLLAKFIMPYILYQIAKTKSRELFLLSVLVICFAIAGITGMLGLSLALGAFLAGIIISESEYSHQAISNIIPFRVVFESFFFVSVGMLLDLDFLFDHIWMVLLLALCVILLKAFVTGIAALSLRLAQRTVIMTSLSLAQVGEFAFILSAIGIANSIIDNDIYQYFLAVSITTMGVTPFIFKSGQLITDLIMKAPLPHKLKQFLTSERYNSKYGEKDKTYKNHLVVIGYGLNGRNVVKAAHYALIPYVILDINADTIKKEREKGEPIYFGDAVNEEVLDIVSVNSAKVVAIAVSDPIATRRIVANVRSKSPNVQIVVRTRYVAEIEELKKLGANAVISEEFETSIEIFTRVLSIYMIPENEVEKLVNVIRADGYEMLRSISPRPGFIESIESSLSEVNLANLKVPPQCKLTGRTIRETDLRNKFRITLLAIKREKELINNPPPDTEFKEEDVLYLFGEPTSIINFKNFMEGH, from the coding sequence ATGCACGTACCACCGCTATTAATAGATATTATTCTCATTATTGGACTCTCCACGGTGGTTATGTTTGCATTAAGCAAACTCAAGCTCCCCACAATCCTCGGATTCCTACTGACCGGTATAATAGCCGGTCCATCTGTATTAGGACTGGTCCAATCGGATGAGGTTGGTATACTTGCCGAGATTGGTGTGGTTCTGTTATTATTTACGATCGGTCTCGAGTTTTCTATTACCGAAATGATGAATATCAGCAGGGCTGTCTTCTTAGGTGGTTCGCTGCAGGTTGGACTGACGATACTCGCTGTGTTTGGAATTGTAAGTTACTTCGGAGTTGGCTCAGGAGAGGCGGTCTTCATCGGATTCCTTGTTTCTCTAAGCAGTACTGCAATCGTTTTAAAGATGCTGCAGGAGTTTGGACAGGTAAACACACCTCACGGTAGAGCATCCCTAGGAATACTCATATTTCAGGATCTTATTGTGGTTCCAATGATGCTATTCACTCCGATGCTTGCAGGAGCAAGCGGTAATATAGCTGGTGAATTATTGATCCTCGCTGTTAAAGGAATAGTCATAATAGTTGCTGTAGTCTTGCTTGCTAAGTTTATTATGCCATACATTCTTTACCAGATCGCGAAAACAAAAAGCAGAGAGCTGTTCCTATTGAGTGTTCTTGTTATTTGTTTTGCAATTGCAGGCATAACGGGAATGCTGGGATTGTCGCTTGCGCTGGGAGCATTCCTTGCAGGAATAATAATTTCCGAATCGGAATACAGCCATCAGGCAATCAGTAATATTATTCCTTTCAGGGTTGTATTCGAGAGCTTCTTCTTTGTTTCAGTCGGCATGCTTCTTGATCTGGATTTCCTGTTTGACCATATCTGGATGGTCTTACTGCTTGCGCTCTGTGTAATATTGCTTAAAGCATTTGTAACAGGAATTGCGGCATTGTCATTACGGCTGGCTCAACGTACGGTAATAATGACTTCCCTATCACTCGCGCAGGTTGGTGAGTTTGCGTTTATACTTTCCGCTATTGGAATTGCAAACAGTATTATTGATAATGATATCTATCAATACTTTCTTGCTGTTTCTATAACCACAATGGGAGTAACTCCATTTATATTCAAATCCGGACAGCTAATCACCGACCTGATAATGAAAGCTCCTCTCCCGCATAAATTGAAGCAATTCCTGACATCAGAGAGATATAACAGTAAGTATGGTGAGAAAGATAAGACGTATAAGAATCATCTTGTTGTTATCGGATACGGACTAAACGGAAGAAATGTAGTAAAGGCGGCGCATTATGCCCTTATTCCATATGTAATACTGGATATAAATGCTGATACAATTAAAAAAGAACGGGAGAAAGGAGAGCCGATCTATTTCGGCGATGCTGTAAATGAGGAAGTGCTGGATATCGTGAGCGTAAATTCCGCAAAGGTCGTCGCAATAGCAGTATCGGACCCAATTGCCACAAGAAGAATAGTTGCCAACGTGAGAAGCAAAAGCCCCAACGTGCAAATAGTCGTCCGCACCAGATACGTTGCCGAGATAGAAGAACTGAAAAAACTTGGCGCGAACGCAGTCATTTCCGAAGAGTTCGAAACATCGATAGAAATATTCACTAGAGTGCTTTCTATATATATGATACCTGAGAATGAGGTTGAAAAACTCGTGAACGTAATACGTGCAGACGGCTATGAAATGCTGCGATCGATCTCTCCTCGCCCGGGATTTATCGAGTCTATTGAGAGCAGTTTGTCTGAGGTTAATCTCGCTAATTTAAAAGTTCCTCCTCAGTGTAAACTGACTGGAAGAACTATCCGTGAAACTGATCTGAGAAACAAATTTCGCATTACCTTGTTAGCAATAAAGAGAGAGAAGGAACTAATAAACAATCCTCCTCCCGACACTGAGTTCAAAGAAGAGGATGTCTTATATCTTTTCGGTGAACCGACAAGCATAATAAATTTTAAGAACTTTATGGAAGGACATTAA